TCTGCTAACGGTGAGAAGACACGCTCTGGTTCACAGAGTTCGAGCTCCAATAAGGATAAGGCAGCGCCTACtcgcgccgccgccaacaagGCCAAGTCCACGAAGGCTGCCTCTTCGAACACCGGTTCAGACTCCGGCATGGGAGAACAGCGAGATCAGGCGCAAACTAACGGTGCCGATTCGACGAAGAATGGCATGAATGGGTCTGAGGACgtcgagatggaagaggataCGGCAGGTGGGCCTACATCCTCactcaacgccaacaaggACCGGAAAGGTGACCAGAAAATGACTGTTGTAGTGCCTCCCACCAAGGGCTCCAGGGTATCCGGCGACAAAggccaggaccaggaagGCGATATAGCCGTGGAGGGTACCGAAGGCGAGGAGCCTGTGTCTGAGATTGACCCTAGGACCAAGGCAATCCAAGGTTAGTGTCACCACATAACTGGATCAGTTGTAGCTCGCTAATTGGGCTATTTTTCTATGTAACTCAGATATCAAGGCAAACTTCACGCTTCTTGAACGCGCTGTCACCCATTTCGATCCCAGGTTCACTCTCCGCGTCTTGAGATCCATATCATCAATGCGCAAACAGATCACATCGGATGTGCTAGCAGAAATCATCGTTAGCGCTTACCCCAAATCAAACACCTTTGCCTCGTTCTTGTTGGGTGCTATCGATCAAGGGAACGCTTTCGATGAGGCTGCTGGTTCAAAGATGGAAGTTGACACTGACAAGACGAGACCTTCTACAAAAGAAGTTTTACCTGAGATTGACACCTATCTGTCTATCCTAGTTCAAATTTATCTGTATGATCGAAAGGAAATTCAGAAAGGCGCCAAGTTCTCGACAGGTCTGATCGAACGACTTCGAACGCTAAACCGCCGTACACTCGACTCTCTTGCCGCCCGTGTGTACTTTTATTAttccctcttcttcgaggagatcgctcctcttccaccatctcccgCTGCAACGGTCACTTCAATCCGCCAACCACTCCTTGCGGCCCTTCGGACGGCAGTCTTACGAAAGGATGTGGATACCCAGGCCACTGTGATgacgcttcttctccgcaactACCTGTCTACCTCTCATATATCACAGGCTGACTTGTTGATTTCGCACAACCACTTCccgccatcggcatcgaACAACCAAATTGCTCGATACCTTTATTACTTGGGTCGCATTCGCGCTATTCAGCTACAGTATACCGAGGCTCATGGCCATTTGATCGGTGCCACCCGGAAATCGCCCTCAAGCCACAGTGCACGGGGGTTCTACCAAGCTTCCCACAAGCTTCTTGTAGTTGTTGAGCTTCTGATGGGCGATATTCCTGACCGTGCGATATTCAGACAGGCGGCTCTTGAACGGGCTATGCATCCTTATTTCTTGCTCGTTCAGGCCGTCAGCGCTGGTGACCTAGATGGATTCTTGAACATTGTAAATACGTACAGTTCAACTTTCCGGAAGGATGGTACCTATACTCTCATCCTACGTCTGCGACAGAACGTGATCAAGACGGGCATCCGCATGATGTCTCTCTCATACTCTCGCATCTCGCTCAGAGACATTTGCCTACGCTTGGGCTTGGATAGCGAAGAGTCAGCCGAGTATATTGTTGCCAAAGCTATTAGGGACGGTGTTATTGAAGCAACCCTAGACCATGAGCGGGGATTCATGAAGAGCAAGGAGGTCGGCGATATATACGCTACTAGGGAGCCTGGCGAAGTCTTCCATGAGCGTATTAGGGCATGCTTGGGTTTACATGACGAGAGTGTCAAGGTAATTATACATTCGTGGAACCTCTTTTATTCTAGAATGCTAACTAACTTCCTTTTCCAGGCCATGCGTTTCCCGATGAACCAGCATCGCCTTGAACTCAAGAGCGCGCAGGAGGCAAGAGAGCGCGAGAGGGAGCTGGCGAAGGAAATCCAGGAAGGAGACatagacgatgaagatgcggGTGGAGACTTTGATGCCATCTAAGGAGCCCGACGGTGCTAATGCGCGTGCAAATTTGCAAATTTCCATCTCACTCATAACTCCAGACTTGCTCTTGtttggagatgatgagggaGGTTTTCTTCTTTGTGTTCCTATCGCAATTTCACCATCATTCATTCGGGTCTTGTATGAGGGCTGATGCTCCAGTATTCAATGTTTCCTATATCTCCTGGGTTGTTTCTTCTGATCTAGAGGACAGCTGCATTAGTTCTGTCGTCTGGCTCACGCCCTTTGTTTGCTGGGCGCATGCATATTTCCCGGAGAGCCTTTGTAACTCAATTGATATTTTCTAGATAAGAGAGGTTCTGCGGTGAGACGTAAATTGACAATAACAGAGGCTGTGCCTTGCCGTAGCATGATAAATAGTAAACAACTaggtgttgactgttgagagGCTCCGTTCCGGCCCGATTGGTCCGTCGGCGCCGGAGAAAAACTTCCCAGGATTTGCGGACTCGACCTCAACGCATCACAGCTGCAGTTGCTTCCTCTGAACAGTGAGGCCCTGCACTTTCACTAAAGTATTGCTATTATATCCATGCATATGTTCTATTGAAAGGTTGTCTACTCTCAGCCTCTCTGCATTGAGCATGAAAGCTCGCACAGTTCCAGCCCGCAAGCTGGCACTCGCATCACCGGTCACACTACAGGC
The nucleotide sequence above comes from Aspergillus puulaauensis MK2 DNA, chromosome 3, nearly complete sequence. Encoded proteins:
- the RPN3 gene encoding proteasome regulatory particle lid subunit RPN3 (BUSCO:EOG09262CMP;~COG:O;~EggNog:ENOG410PFHZ;~InterPro:IPR000717,IPR036390,IPR013586,IPR035267;~PFAM:PF08375,PF01399;~go_component: GO:0000502 - proteasome complex [Evidence IEA];~go_function: GO:0030234 - enzyme regulator activity [Evidence IEA];~go_process: GO:0042176 - regulation of protein catabolic process [Evidence IEA]), with amino-acid sequence MPAERRSLRSNNKSDTSSSANGEKTRSGSQSSSSNKDKAAPTRAAANKAKSTKAASSNTGSDSGMGEQRDQAQTNGADSTKNGMNGSEDVEMEEDTAVPPTKGSRVSGDKGQDQEGDIAVEGTEGEEPVSEIDPRTKAIQDIKANFTLLERAVTHFDPRFTLRVLRSISSMRKQITSDVLAEIIVSAYPKSNTFASFLLGAIDQGNAFDEAAGSKMEVDTDKTRPSTKEVLPEIDTYLSILVQIYLYDRKEIQKGAKFSTGLIERLRTLNRRTLDSLAARVYFYYSLFFEEIAPLPPSPAATVTSIRQPLLAALRTAVLRKDVDTQATVMTLLLRNYLSTSHISQADLLISHNHFPPSASNNQIARYLYYLGRIRAIQLQYTEAHGHLIGATRKSPSSHSARGFYQASHKLLVVVELLMGDIPDRAIFRQAALERAMHPYFLLVQAVSAGDLDGFLNIVNTYSSTFRKDGTYTLILRLRQNVIKTGIRMMSLSYSRISLRDICLRLGLDSEESAEYIVAKAIRDGVIEATLDHERGFMKSKEVGDIYATREPGEVFHERIRACLGLHDESVKAMRFPMNQHRLELKSAQEARERERELAKEIQEGDIDDEDAGGDFDAI